One part of the Saprospiraceae bacterium genome encodes these proteins:
- a CDS encoding IS3 family transposase (programmed frameshift) yields METKKKQTTENFIKEIRRRTRRIFSSEQKIGIVMEALRAEISVAELCRKYSIHEPQFYKWNKEFLEAGKKRLSGDTTREATSDEVLELRKENQRLKEMVADLVLRYDIGKKKLVRAGITVKFNKYMRFTASEKQELINIVVGSQIGVNKTLREIGLNKSTFYNWYKAYSDHGVDGLAPSKRTNRRQWNSIPQEQKNIVVILALEFPHLSSRELAYKLTDEQQIFISESSVYRILKERGLIPAPAHIFITAADEFSKKTAFVNQMWQTDFTYFKILGWGWYYLSTVLDDYSRYIVHWELCKGMKVEDVKRTVDRAIIKAKIVTKQRPKLLSDNGSCYIASDLKNYLKKFYDIDQIHGRPFHPQTQGKIERYHRTMKNVVKLDNYYCPEELERALEKFVQTYNNERYHESLENLTPADMYFGRGDLILKERERIKLQCLRDRKIEYEKLFPIKINIYKQKELALN; encoded by the exons ATGGAAACAAAGAAGAAACAAACCACAGAAAACTTCATTAAGGAGATTCGCAGACGAACTAGAAGGATATTTAGTTCCGAACAAAAGATTGGAATTGTTATGGAAGCATTGAGAGCTGAGATTTCAGTAGCAGAGTTATGTCGAAAGTATTCAATACATGAACCGCAATTTTACAAATGGAATAAAGAGTTCTTGGAAGCAGGAAAGAAGCGATTATCCGGCGATACGACCAGGGAAGCCACAAGTGATGAAGTGTTAGAGCTTAGAAAGGAAAATCAGCGTTTAAAAGAGATGGTTGCTGATTTGGTACTTCGATATGATATTG GTAAAAAAAAGCTTGTCCGTGCTGGAATAACCGTAAAATTCAATAAGTATATGAGATTTACAGCTTCGGAAAAACAAGAGTTAATCAATATCGTAGTTGGTTCCCAAATTGGGGTTAACAAAACACTTCGAGAGATTGGACTTAATAAAAGTACTTTTTATAACTGGTATAAAGCTTATTCTGATCATGGTGTGGATGGATTGGCTCCCAGTAAACGTACTAACAGAAGGCAATGGAACAGTATTCCACAAGAGCAAAAAAATATTGTTGTCATACTTGCATTGGAGTTTCCTCATTTATCATCCAGGGAACTTGCTTATAAACTTACGGATGAACAACAAATATTTATATCAGAATCAAGCGTCTATAGAATTCTAAAAGAAAGAGGATTGATTCCGGCTCCTGCACATATTTTTATAACAGCAGCAGATGAATTTAGTAAAAAGACTGCATTCGTAAATCAGATGTGGCAAACAGACTTTACCTACTTTAAAATATTAGGCTGGGGTTGGTATTACTTAAGTACTGTTTTAGATGATTACAGCAGATATATTGTCCACTGGGAACTCTGCAAAGGCATGAAAGTGGAGGATGTAAAAAGGACCGTTGATAGAGCAATCATCAAAGCTAAAATTGTCACTAAACAACGACCTAAATTATTGTCTGACAATGGCTCTTGCTATATAGCTTCTGATTTAAAAAATTATTTGAAAAAATTCTATGATATAGACCAGATACATGGAAGGCCATTCCATCCTCAAACGCAAGGCAAGATTGAACGATATCATAGGACAATGAAAAACGTCGTAAAACTTGATAATTATTACTGCCCTGAGGAATTGGAAAGAGCTTTAGAAAAATTTGTGCAAACTTATAACAATGAAAGATACCATGAATCACTAGAAAATTTAACTCCTGCCGATATGTATTTTGGTCGTGGCGACCTCATTTTAAAAGAAAGAGAAAGAATTAAACTACAATGTCTTAGGGATAGAAAAATTGAATATGAAAAATTATTTCCCATTAAAATTAATATTTATAAACAAAAAGAATTAGCTTTGAATTAA
- a CDS encoding DUF4397 domain-containing protein, with the protein MKKYALFLSFGWILFSGILFQNCSKDDAGASGPANLMFVNGLTDGKVSTVIIADSTIVALTAGFGSFSAYNQIQNGSQSFKIRDNTTGSIVVSNNFNISGEKNYTLMATGNTLNPELVIQEDNLTISDSSKGYIRLINLSSNSNQMTLSITSGADLVSGVNYKSSSDFVSLSPNKYDLSIKSGATEFAKVTNFNLNANKKYSILVTGLVGQTPKASVNFIINK; encoded by the coding sequence ATGAAAAAGTATGCTCTTTTTCTGTCCTTTGGATGGATTTTATTTAGCGGGATTTTATTCCAGAATTGTAGTAAAGATGATGCAGGCGCATCTGGTCCGGCGAATCTTATGTTTGTTAATGGATTGACGGATGGAAAAGTTTCTACAGTGATCATTGCGGATTCTACAATTGTTGCTTTGACCGCGGGGTTCGGAAGCTTTAGTGCGTATAACCAAATTCAGAACGGTAGCCAATCATTTAAAATTAGAGATAATACAACAGGTTCTATTGTGGTATCCAATAACTTTAATATTTCTGGAGAAAAGAATTATACGTTGATGGCCACTGGGAACACATTAAATCCTGAACTTGTTATTCAAGAAGATAATTTAACTATTTCGGATAGCTCAAAAGGTTATATCCGTTTAATTAATCTTTCTTCAAATTCTAATCAAATGACCCTTTCAATTACTTCAGGTGCAGATCTGGTAAGTGGCGTAAACTATAAATCAAGTTCTGATTTTGTAAGTTTGAGTCCCAATAAATATGATTTAAGTATTAAATCTGGGGCAACTGAATTTGCAAAAGTGACCAATTTTAATTTAAACGCCAATAAAAAATATAGCATTCTCGTAACAGGATTGGTTGGACAAACCCCAAAAGCTAGTGTGAATTTTATAATAAATAAATAA
- a CDS encoding ketoacyl-ACP synthase III: protein MYKSVITGTGSYMPTQIKTNRDFTTHNFYNEDRNRIEADPVEVVSKFKQITGIEERKYASEDLNASDIGAIAAKNAIDDSNIDMETIDQIIVAHNYGNTIKHTIQTDNVPSLASRIKHKLGIQNQRCIPYDVIFGCPGWIQGLIQADIFLKAGYAKKCLVIGTETLSRVLDVYDRDSMLFSDGSGACILEYQDIDSNLGGILSHSSLSHATEEIHYIFNGPSYFPNSDPRLRFIKMNGRKVYEYALKQVPQAMKECMDKTGYQISDLKKIFIHQANEKLDEAIIKAFYKLYNLNTIPEFIMPMSIHTFGNSSVATVPTLFDMVRKAKIQNHELLKNDLVLFASVGAGMNINAVCYQI, encoded by the coding sequence ATGTATAAAAGTGTGATCACAGGCACCGGTAGTTATATGCCAACACAAATTAAAACTAACCGAGATTTTACAACGCATAATTTTTATAATGAAGATAGAAACCGAATAGAAGCAGACCCTGTTGAAGTGGTTTCTAAATTTAAACAAATCACTGGTATTGAAGAGCGAAAATATGCTTCAGAAGATCTCAATGCTTCTGATATCGGAGCCATAGCAGCTAAAAATGCCATTGATGATTCTAATATAGATATGGAAACAATTGATCAGATCATTGTAGCACACAATTATGGGAATACCATTAAACATACAATTCAAACGGACAATGTACCTTCTCTTGCTTCGCGAATAAAACATAAACTTGGAATTCAGAATCAGAGATGTATTCCGTATGATGTTATCTTTGGTTGTCCGGGTTGGATTCAGGGATTAATTCAAGCAGACATTTTCTTAAAAGCAGGATATGCTAAAAAATGTTTAGTCATTGGTACTGAAACATTAAGCAGAGTATTAGATGTATATGATCGGGATAGTATGTTGTTTTCTGATGGCTCTGGTGCTTGCATTTTAGAATACCAGGATATAGATTCCAATTTAGGTGGCATATTAAGCCACTCCAGTTTATCCCATGCAACAGAAGAGATTCATTATATTTTTAATGGTCCCTCTTATTTTCCAAATTCTGATCCACGATTGCGTTTTATTAAAATGAATGGTCGCAAAGTATATGAATATGCTTTAAAACAAGTACCTCAAGCGATGAAAGAATGTATGGATAAAACAGGTTATCAAATTTCAGATTTAAAAAAAATATTTATTCACCAGGCAAATGAAAAATTAGATGAGGCTATCATTAAAGCTTTTTACAAATTATATAATCTGAATACAATTCCAGAGTTTATCATGCCGATGAGTATTCATACTTTTGGTAATAGTTCGGTTGCAACAGTACCTACCTTGTTTGATATGGTTCGAAAAGCTAAAATTCAAAACCATGAATTACTAAAAAATGATTTAGTGCTTTTTGCCTCTGTCGGAGCGGGTATGAATATAAATGCAGTTTGCTATCAAATTTAA
- a CDS encoding M48 family metallopeptidase: MSIFRKQVGTGIGNSNVSSSIGGNRSRVGGTLILALLLAGFSYFKYCSTKSFNEYTGNYQHVGISPEQEIALGLNSAPAMMQQHGGLHADQRGQDLVKRIGQRLVQNTIAQKTPYSYDFHLLADEEVINAFALPGGQVFITAALFNKLKNEDQLAGVFGHEIGHVIARHGGERITQNEFFEGLSGAAVVATGDANTGQSVAAMLNQFFSMPYGRDQELQSDDIGVRLMLDAGYNPEEMIGVMEILKTASGPNRTPERLSTHPDPENRIEKIKEAIQKYKSQSPVQQ; encoded by the coding sequence ATGAGCATATTTCGCAAACAGGTGGGAACAGGAATAGGGAATTCAAATGTTTCTTCCAGCATTGGAGGGAATCGATCCAGAGTCGGTGGAACCTTAATTTTGGCATTGCTATTAGCAGGTTTTTCATATTTTAAATATTGCAGTACGAAATCTTTTAATGAATATACTGGTAATTATCAACATGTTGGAATCAGCCCTGAGCAAGAAATCGCTTTAGGGTTAAATTCAGCCCCAGCTATGATGCAACAACATGGTGGGTTGCATGCTGATCAAAGAGGCCAGGATTTAGTAAAGCGAATAGGTCAACGACTAGTTCAAAACACGATAGCACAAAAAACTCCGTATTCATATGATTTCCATCTTTTGGCAGATGAAGAAGTAATAAATGCATTTGCATTACCAGGTGGTCAAGTATTTATTACTGCTGCATTGTTTAATAAATTGAAAAATGAAGATCAGCTTGCCGGTGTTTTTGGCCATGAAATTGGACATGTTATTGCACGTCATGGGGGTGAGCGAATTACCCAAAATGAGTTTTTTGAAGGATTATCGGGTGCTGCGGTTGTAGCTACTGGCGATGCAAATACGGGTCAAAGTGTTGCTGCCATGTTGAATCAGTTTTTCTCTATGCCTTATGGAAGGGATCAGGAACTTCAATCAGATGATATTGGGGTCCGATTAATGCTAGATGCAGGATATAATCCGGAAGAAATGATTGGCGTCATGGAAATTCTAAAAACCGCTTCTGGTCCAAATCGCACACCGGAAAGATTAAGTACGCATCCAGACCCTGAAAATCGAATTGAAAAAATAAAAGAAGCAATTCAAAAATATAAAAGCCAATCTCCTGTGCAACAATAA
- a CDS encoding gliding motility-associated C-terminal domain-containing protein, with product MYKITRNFKIDCKKHIIKILQLAFVLFSYEVSFSQCAGLDADAGPDMWQCEPGQLIQLQGSVQGNYTKIYWTPVFGLSDPNILDPIVSIKNPGKYTFKLTAEGLSTINLIVNSDFDAGNTGFVSNYVYNTINITEGEYFVTANPSSWNGGFSPCGDHTSGSGNMLLLNGSPVANTNFWCQTIPTVIGRRYQFEFWSQSVVGSNIAQLNVKLNGTSIGTTQAGGLCNWERFVVNFIATTTNSQLCISETTGIRGGNDFAVDDITLYETCMDMDEVMVEIVNLVAKIDIPIQAKCSSDPFDLTALGSSTGPNIRYVWSTDVGVILSQNGLIAKAKGSGIYTVKVIYTNGNVICEQEASIEYIAPEILSGTIEVNEKINCRQDSILLKATIVTGSGLYSFKWAPDSLILSGQNTDSIFIKKARKYFVTITDQNSGCKLSLDYDVLSDTLKPLAKIIGDTLLNCITSNVILKSSLTDSLKYNIRWVTPDKKILTNKSSILDSVSGVYKLFILDTRNHCQDSASWNVYLDTIHPLIDLGLNQIIDCLNDGVIITNQLQNSSPEFSYIWTINNFVFAKKSTLIDQNIANASNIKLQILNESNGCEVTDSLIVTDIRSIPFLDAGNSELLTCINTSVKLQARINLTDTLQIVWSTLFGNILSGSNTLEPIVNQKAWYFIHIMNPTNGCENEDSIFVDENIVPPNAMLGPDLSFSCIDSVKTIDASNSSAGNSIRYLWSSLDGSIKSGLGTNKMEADKPGKYQLIVLDTLNGCSDTASINIFPDTNKPIVSVATPDTLNCLVTEITLLGSAFSQSGNPLQFHWTNSLGTGIQSPDSLSTKIQLPGSYFFTAVDKINGCSTTVQTFVRIDTLKPVIDAGVDLVWNCNTNQIILEGLVSGNRNSFEFNWITNDGSILSNPNQQKVAINTPGGYFFKVLNLWNGCSSSDTILIIPDLVKPVISIQKPDTLSCYNPSIQINTIGSSIGNRFSALWTRMNGTIPGNPMANTIIVDQPGLYFFRILDTINKCFEADSVWVIENKIHPEITIQIPDELNCSRKTIELHSSIQNGGNNLLIYWSSATAQILSSNSQLICVVDKAAKYILKVQNLENGCTDIDSIEVFENLNIPTDFNYTIQQPKCFNEKGSILINQIIGGQSPFMYFLDGTLVNGNAINNLSSGVRNIRILDANGCSFSKDITIQKPSNPTVTLPSIIKIDLGTNYQLRPVFSVPLDSILWIEWTPSEKLSCLDCAEPVVLGLDKETYYSVNYANKQGCIASATILIKIIRRGIWTPTVFSPNGDAVNDWFYPTVVDDSYQSIRFMTIYNRWGEQVFKNEKFQPNLPSEGWNGEFKGIKMNPGVYVYVMEVIWNNGETQKLVGDITLVR from the coding sequence ATGTATAAAATAACAAGGAATTTTAAAATTGATTGTAAGAAGCATATAATCAAGATTTTACAACTTGCCTTTGTGCTCTTTTCTTATGAAGTTTCGTTTTCGCAATGCGCTGGTTTAGATGCAGATGCTGGTCCTGATATGTGGCAATGTGAGCCTGGCCAATTAATTCAACTTCAAGGCTCGGTGCAAGGTAATTATACTAAGATTTATTGGACTCCTGTTTTTGGATTAAGTGATCCCAACATCCTGGACCCTATAGTTTCGATCAAAAACCCTGGAAAATATACCTTTAAATTAACAGCAGAAGGTTTGTCCACCATAAATTTGATTGTAAACAGCGATTTTGATGCTGGAAACACTGGCTTTGTTTCAAATTATGTTTATAATACAATCAATATAACGGAAGGTGAATATTTTGTAACAGCAAATCCATCTTCATGGAATGGAGGTTTTAGTCCATGTGGTGACCATACTTCTGGAAGTGGAAATATGTTATTGTTAAATGGGTCACCGGTTGCAAATACTAACTTTTGGTGCCAAACTATTCCTACTGTTATAGGTCGTAGATATCAATTTGAATTTTGGAGCCAGTCTGTAGTTGGATCTAATATCGCACAGCTAAATGTAAAACTTAATGGTACTTCAATTGGTACCACACAAGCAGGTGGTTTGTGTAACTGGGAGCGATTTGTGGTAAATTTTATTGCAACCACAACGAATTCTCAACTTTGTATTAGTGAAACTACAGGAATCCGGGGTGGAAATGATTTTGCAGTAGACGATATCACACTTTATGAAACTTGCATGGATATGGATGAAGTGATGGTTGAAATTGTCAATCTTGTTGCAAAAATTGATATCCCGATTCAAGCTAAATGTTCATCCGACCCTTTTGATCTAACAGCTCTTGGTTCATCTACTGGACCCAATATTCGTTATGTCTGGTCAACGGATGTTGGAGTGATCCTTTCTCAAAATGGACTCATAGCAAAAGCCAAAGGTTCCGGTATTTATACCGTTAAAGTGATCTATACAAATGGGAATGTGATTTGCGAACAAGAGGCTTCAATTGAATACATTGCCCCTGAAATATTGAGTGGTACCATCGAGGTAAATGAAAAAATAAACTGTCGACAAGATAGTATATTGCTGAAAGCTACCATAGTTACTGGTAGTGGATTGTATTCGTTTAAATGGGCACCTGATAGTTTAATTTTAAGTGGTCAAAACACAGATTCTATTTTTATTAAAAAGGCTCGAAAGTATTTTGTTACAATTACGGATCAAAACTCAGGATGTAAACTTAGTTTGGACTATGATGTACTCTCAGATACTTTAAAACCACTTGCCAAAATCATTGGAGATACACTTTTAAATTGTATTACATCAAATGTTATTTTAAAATCAAGTCTAACAGATAGTTTAAAGTATAACATTCGTTGGGTGACACCGGATAAAAAAATATTGACTAATAAAAGTTCTATTTTGGATTCTGTTAGTGGAGTCTACAAATTATTTATTTTGGATACACGCAACCATTGTCAGGATAGTGCATCTTGGAATGTTTATTTGGATACGATTCATCCTTTGATTGACCTGGGTTTGAACCAAATCATCGACTGTTTAAATGATGGGGTTATTATAACGAATCAATTGCAGAATTCATCGCCAGAATTTTCTTATATTTGGACAATAAATAATTTTGTATTTGCAAAAAAATCCACTTTAATAGATCAAAACATTGCAAACGCTTCAAACATTAAACTGCAAATTCTAAATGAATCGAATGGTTGTGAAGTAACAGATAGTTTGATTGTTACAGACATCAGATCGATTCCTTTTTTGGATGCAGGTAATAGTGAATTGCTCACCTGTATAAATACTTCTGTAAAATTGCAAGCACGGATTAACCTTACCGATACCTTGCAAATAGTATGGTCTACTTTATTCGGAAATATTTTATCTGGATCAAATACGCTTGAACCTATAGTGAATCAAAAGGCTTGGTATTTTATTCATATCATGAACCCAACAAATGGCTGTGAAAATGAAGATTCAATATTTGTCGATGAAAATATTGTGCCGCCAAATGCAATGCTAGGTCCAGATCTTAGTTTTAGCTGTATAGATAGTGTTAAAACAATAGACGCTTCAAATAGTAGTGCTGGGAATTCAATCAGGTATCTTTGGTCAAGTCTTGATGGTTCTATTAAATCGGGCTTAGGTACAAATAAAATGGAAGCAGATAAACCAGGGAAATATCAACTTATTGTTTTAGATACCTTGAATGGGTGTAGTGATACTGCAAGCATTAACATATTTCCAGATACGAATAAGCCAATTGTTTCTGTTGCCACTCCAGATACATTAAATTGTCTTGTAACCGAAATAACGTTGCTTGGATCTGCTTTTTCCCAGAGTGGAAATCCTCTCCAATTTCATTGGACAAATAGTTTAGGGACTGGGATTCAATCTCCGGATTCATTAAGCACAAAGATTCAATTACCAGGAAGTTATTTTTTTACTGCGGTAGATAAAATAAATGGGTGCAGCACTACCGTACAAACGTTTGTTCGTATTGATACGCTAAAACCGGTCATCGATGCAGGTGTTGATCTCGTTTGGAATTGTAATACGAATCAAATCATTCTGGAAGGCTTGGTGTCTGGCAATAGGAATTCATTTGAATTTAATTGGATAACAAATGATGGCAGCATTTTATCGAACCCTAATCAGCAAAAAGTTGCCATTAATACACCCGGCGGATATTTTTTTAAAGTATTGAATTTATGGAATGGTTGTTCTTCCTCCGATACCATATTGATTATTCCAGATTTGGTTAAACCGGTAATCAGTATACAAAAGCCGGATACCCTGAGTTGTTATAATCCAAGCATTCAAATAAATACAATAGGGTCTAGCATTGGAAATCGTTTTAGTGCATTATGGACTCGTATGAATGGAACAATACCTGGAAATCCAATGGCCAACACAATCATCGTGGATCAGCCTGGATTGTATTTTTTTAGGATATTAGATACCATCAATAAATGTTTCGAGGCAGACAGTGTTTGGGTCATAGAGAATAAAATACATCCTGAAATAACGATTCAAATACCAGATGAATTAAATTGTTCCAGAAAAACTATTGAGCTCCATTCAAGTATTCAAAATGGTGGGAATAATTTATTAATTTACTGGAGCAGTGCAACTGCTCAAATTTTGTCTTCAAATTCACAATTAATTTGTGTTGTTGATAAAGCAGCTAAATATATTTTAAAAGTTCAAAATCTTGAAAATGGGTGTACCGACATTGATTCTATAGAAGTTTTTGAAAATCTCAATATTCCTACAGATTTTAATTACACAATACAACAACCTAAATGTTTTAATGAAAAGGGTTCAATCTTAATCAACCAAATCATAGGAGGTCAGAGTCCATTTATGTATTTTCTAGATGGAACTTTAGTAAATGGAAATGCAATCAATAATCTTTCTTCAGGCGTTCGCAATATTCGTATACTGGATGCTAACGGTTGCAGTTTTTCAAAAGATATTACGATTCAAAAACCATCCAACCCGACCGTTACCTTGCCTTCAATTATTAAAATTGATCTAGGCACTAATTACCAATTGAGGCCTGTTTTTTCTGTTCCTTTAGATTCTATTCTATGGATTGAATGGACTCCATCAGAAAAACTGTCATGTTTGGATTGTGCTGAACCAGTAGTTCTTGGTTTAGACAAAGAAACATACTATTCTGTAAATTATGCAAATAAACAAGGATGCATAGCCAGTGCTACAATTTTGATAAAAATAATACGACGAGGAATTTGGACCCCAACTGTTTTTAGTCCGAATGGTGATGCTGTAAATGATTGGTTTTATCCAACGGTAGTTGATGATAGCTATCAAAGTATCAGATTTATGACAATTTATAATCGTTGGGGGGAACAAGTTTTTAAGAATGAAAAGTTTCAACCGAATTTACCCTCTGAAGGATGGAATGGTGAGTTTAAAGGAATAAAAATGAATCCAGGAGTTTATGTTTATGTAATGGAGGTTATTTGGAATAATGGTGAAACTCAAAAATTAGTAGGCGATATTACCTTGGTTAGATAA